The Pseudomonas triclosanedens genome has a window encoding:
- a CDS encoding glutathione binding-like protein produces MIELYYWPTPNGHKITLFLEETGLDYRIHPVDISAGDQFKPDFLAFSPNNRMPAIIDTAPADGGEPITVFESGAILVYLAEKTGRFLPADVRGRKTVLEWLFWQVGGLGPMAGQNHHFVQYAPEKLPYAMQRYVNETNRLYGVMDRRLKKVPYLGGEHYSIADMASYPWIVPWQRQQQNLDDFPHLKRWFEGIAARPATVRAYEQGKPFQSRPSVTEEGKKILFGQTAASLGKD; encoded by the coding sequence ATGATCGAGCTGTACTACTGGCCCACGCCCAACGGCCACAAGATCACCCTGTTCCTGGAAGAAACCGGCCTCGACTACCGCATCCACCCCGTGGACATCAGCGCCGGCGACCAATTCAAACCCGACTTCCTCGCCTTTTCGCCGAACAACCGCATGCCGGCGATCATCGACACCGCGCCCGCCGACGGCGGCGAGCCGATCACGGTGTTCGAGTCCGGCGCCATCCTCGTCTACCTCGCGGAGAAAACCGGGCGGTTCCTGCCGGCCGACGTACGCGGCCGCAAGACGGTGCTGGAATGGCTGTTCTGGCAGGTCGGCGGCCTGGGCCCGATGGCCGGGCAGAACCACCACTTCGTGCAATACGCGCCGGAAAAGCTGCCCTACGCCATGCAGCGCTACGTCAACGAGACCAACCGCCTGTATGGGGTAATGGACCGGCGCCTGAAGAAGGTGCCCTATCTGGGTGGCGAGCACTACAGCATCGCCGACATGGCCAGTTACCCGTGGATCGTGCCGTGGCAGCGCCAACAGCAGAACCTCGATGACTTCCCGCACCTCAAGCGCTGGTTCGAAGGCATCGCCGCGCGCCCGGCCACCGTACGCGCCTACGAACAGGGCAAGCCGTTCCAGTCGCGGCCCTCAGTGACCGAGGAAGGCAAGAAGATCCTGTTCGGGCAGACCGCCGCGAGCCTGGGCAAGGACTGA